One Paramisgurnus dabryanus chromosome 9, PD_genome_1.1, whole genome shotgun sequence DNA segment encodes these proteins:
- the LOC135773992 gene encoding extracellular calcium-sensing receptor-like — MGDPKNPLLSKDGDITIGTLISIHSKETLSSSEFTEKPQLICSSVNIQDLRLAQIMIFAIDEINRSENLLPNVSIGYKIFDTCGSGLSSMSATMAVMNGQEFAAGDRCNGQTPIHAIIGETESSATVILSRTTGPFKIPVISHSATCECLSNRRDYPSFFRTIASDYHQSRALAYIVKHFGWTWVGAVNTDNDYGNNGMAIFLNTAQEEGICVEYSVKFYRTEPEKLLNVVNIIKHSTAKVIVAFLTRLEMYNLLEHLYIQNITGIQMIGVEAWITAKILITPESFQVLGGSLGFAMRKIKIEGFLDYVIKEFWETAFPCLQGDGNSSQYVETCSRYQDLFLLKNYIEDVPEQRYTSNVYKAVYAVAHALHNLLKCKEQEGCEKGLTIQPQQVVEALKKVNFTVKFGDRVWFDSTGATVAQYEVVNWQQDSDGSIQFKAVGYYDASLPPDQRFVLNTENIIWAGGQLEKPKSVCSESCPPGTRKAAQKGRPVCCYDCITCADGEISNETDSNNCQQCPGEYWSNTENTECVLKAVEFLSFTEVMGIVLVFFSLFGVGITVLVAILFYSKKDTPIVKANNSELSFLLLFSLILCFLCSLTFIGRPTEWSCMLRHTVFGIAFVLCISCVLGKTIVVLMAFKATLPGSNVMKWFGPAQQRLSVFAFTLIQVLICVLWLTISPPFPYKNMKYYKEKNIFECSLGSTIGFSAVLGYIGLLAVLCFILAFLARTLPDNFNEAKFITFSMLIFCAVWITFIPAYVSSPGKFTVAVEIFAILASSFSLLLCIFAPKCYIILFKPEQNTKQHLMGKNTN, encoded by the exons ATGGGAGACCCCAAAAACCCACTACTGTCCAAGGACGGAGACATAACTATTGGAACTCTTATTTCAATCCacagtaaagaaacattatCTTCATCTGAGTTTACAGAAAAACCTCAGCTTATATGCTCCAG TGTAAATATACAAGATTTACGACTGGCTCAAATCATGATCTTTGCTATTGACGAGATTAACAGAAGTGAAAATTTGCTCCCAAATGTTTCTATTGGCTATAAAATCTTTGACACCTGTGGATCAGGACTGTCTTCTATGAGTGCAACTATGGCAGTGATGAATGGTCAGGAGTTTGCAGCAGGAGACAGATGCAATGGACAGACTCCTATACACGCTATCATAGGGGAAACAGAGTCCTCTGCCACAGTGATTTTGTCCAGAACTACAGGACCTTTCAAAATTCCAGTG ATAAGTCACTCAGCCACGTGTGAGTGTCTCAGTAATAGGAGAGATTACCCTTCATTCTTCAGGACTATTGCTAGTGATTATCACCAGAGCAGAGCACTTGCATACATAGTCAAACACTTTGGCTGGACTTGGGTTGGAGCTGTGAACACTGACAAtgattatggaaacaatggaatGGCCATATTTCTAAATACAGCGCAGGAGGAGGGGATTTGTGTAGAGTACTCTGTGAAATTTTATAGAACAGAGCCTGAAAAACTCCTAAATGTGGTAAACATCATAAAACACAGCACTGCAAAAGTGATTGTTGCATTTCTAACTAGATTAGAGATGTACAATCTACTAGAACATCTATACATTCAGAACATTACAGGCATCCAAATGATTGGTGTAGAGGCATGGATAACAGCAAAGATTCTGATCACACCAGAGAGTTTTCAAGTGCTGGGAGGGTCGCTAGGCTTTGCAATGagaaaaattaaaattgaaGGGTTTTTAGATTATGTAATTAAAGAATTCTGGGAAACAGCTTTTCCATGCTTACAGGGAGATGGAAATTCATCTCAATATGTAGAAACTTGCAGCAGGTATCAGGATCTGTTTTTGCTTAAAAATTACATCGAAGATGTGCCTGAACAAAGATATACAAGTAATGTCTACAAAGCAGTGTATGCTGTAGCTCATGCATTACACAATCTACTGAAGTGCAAAGAACAAGAAGGTTGTGAGAAAGGCCTGACAATACAACCACAGCAG GTGGTTGAGGCTTTAAAAAAAGTGAATTTTACTGTGAAGTTTGGAGATCGTGTGTGGTTTGACAGCACTGGTGCTACAGTGGCCCAGTATGAAGTTGTGAACTGGCAGCAGGACTCAGATGGATCGATCCAGTTTAAGGCAGTGGGTTACTATGATGCCTCACTGCCCCCTGACCAGCGCTTTGTACTTAACACTGAAAACATAATCTGGGCTGGAGGACAACTGGAG AAACCAAAGTCTGTGTGCAGTGAGAGTTGTCCTCCAGGCACTAGGAAGGCTGCACAGAAAGGAAGACCTGTCTGCTGTTATGACTGTATTACATGTGCAGATGGAGAAATTAGTAATGAGACAG ATTCAAATAACTGCCAGCAGTGTCCAGGGGAATACTGGTCTAATACTGAGAACACTGAATGTGTGTTAAAGGCTGTAGAGTTTCTGTCATTCACAGAAGTTATGGGTATAGTGTTAGTCTTTTTCTCTCTGTTTGGAGTAGGAATAACTGTACTGGTGGCAATCCTGTTTTACAGTAAGAAGGACACTCCCATAGTAAAAGCCAACAACTCAGAGCTGAGCTtcctgttgctcttctcattaATTCTGTGTTTTCTCTGTTCACTTACTTTCATTGGTCGCCCCACTGAATGGTCCTGTATGTTGCGTCACACAGTGTTTGGGATCGCTTTTGTCCTCTGTATCTCCTGTGTTCTGGGGAAAACAATAGTGGTGTTAATGGCATTCAAGGCCACACTTCCAGGAAGTAATGTCATGAAATGGTTTGGGCCTGCACAACAGAGACTCAGTGTTTTTGCCTTTACGCTTATACAAGTTCTTATCTGTGTGCTTTGGCTAACAATATCTCCTCCTTTCCcctataaaaatatgaaatattataaagaaaaaaatatttttgaatgcaGTCTAGGTTCTACTATTGGTTTCTCTGCTGTATTAGGTTATATTGGTCTTCTGGCAGTTCTGTGCTTCATTTTAGCTTTTCTGGCTCGGACGCTGCCTGATAACTTCAATGAAGCTAAATTCATCACATTCAGTATGCTCATATTCTGTGCTGTATGGATCACATTTATCCCAGCTTATGTCAGCTCTCCTGGAAAATTTACTGTAGCTGTGGAGATATTTGCTATTTTAGCCTCAAGCTTTAGTTTACTACTTTGCATATTTGCACCTAAATGTTACATTATTCTGTTTAAGCCCGAACAAAATACAAAACAGCATTTGAtgggaaaaaacacaaactaa